The Bradysia coprophila strain Holo2 chromosome X unlocalized genomic scaffold, BU_Bcop_v1 contig_191, whole genome shotgun sequence genome has a window encoding:
- the LOC119068532 gene encoding chitin deacetylase ARB_04768-like → MSLELDRLSVTSMFHTKYLLCVVYCFVVSGVTANINSLNNDDGIYSECINYGDFAITFDDGPSSNTEAVLDVLKAKGVHATFFINGDNFESIDDQATRNKMKRIVEEGHQLGSHTWSHADLTALSSEAIRSEMLDLESKVEELLGFKMSIMRPPYGRFNDTVMDIIRGELNYSVIIWNLDTNDWSNLANWNISFQAYVDATEYDTNLNSSFIALHHDFADGSAELAAHAIDYVLDKGFKLVTISECLGIPNDNSGVNCSASHSVYLIMLLCICFIVKI, encoded by the exons atgtctCTGGAATTGGACCGTCTTTCCGTTACATCAatgtttcatacaaagtaTTTACTCTGTGTAGTTTATTGTTTTGTGGTTAGTGGTGTTACAGCTAATATAAATAGCTTGAATAATGATGACGGCATCTACAGCGAATGTATTAACTATGGAGATTTTGCAATTACATTCG ACGATGGCCCATCAAGCAATACTGAAGCTGTTTTAGATGTGCTCAAAGCAAAAGGCGTGCatgcaacatttttcattaacGGTGATAACTTTGAAAGCATCGACGATCAAGCAACGCGTAACAAAATGAAACGGATTGTCGAAGAA GGTCATCAACTCGGAAGTCACACCTGGTCTCACGCCGACCTAACGGCTCTAAGTTCGGAGGCCATTCGAAGTGAAATGTTAGATCTTGAGAGTAAGGTCGAAGAGCTGCTAGGGTTTAAGATGTCAATAATGAGGCCGCCGTACGGTAGATTTAATGATACTGTGATGGATATCATTCGTGGTGAACTGAATTATTCGGTCATCATTTGGAACTTGGATACAAATGACTGGTCGAACCTAGCTAATTGGAACATTAGCTTTCAAGCATATGTAGACGCAACCGAGTACGACACCAATCTTAACTCTAGTTTCATTGCGCTTCATCATGACTTTGCAGATGGTAGTGCGGAGCTAGCAGCACATGCTATTGATTACGTTCTAGACAAAGGATTTAAGCTAGTCACAATTTCGGAATGCCTAGGAATACCTAACGATAACAGCGGTGTAAATTGCTCTGCAAGTCATTCTGTGTACCTCATAATGTTGTTATGTATTTGCTTTATTGtaaagatttaa